In Halovivax gelatinilyticus, the following are encoded in one genomic region:
- a CDS encoding Hsp20/alpha crystallin family protein, whose amino-acid sequence MAGLRDAVRTLPSDVFYDLLEDDDAYLLVVDVPGVSAATLDVTVDSGTLVIDAARERSHPDDYEYVEENRPDDRTITLSLPNGLDEPPIETVIDRGVLEVTIPKNGETTIDVVDDESR is encoded by the coding sequence ATGGCTGGCTTGCGCGACGCGGTACGTACCCTCCCCAGTGACGTCTTTTACGATCTCCTCGAAGACGACGACGCCTACCTGCTCGTCGTCGACGTCCCCGGCGTCTCCGCGGCCACGCTCGACGTGACGGTCGACTCCGGGACGCTCGTCATCGACGCCGCCCGCGAGCGATCGCACCCGGACGACTACGAGTACGTCGAGGAGAATCGTCCCGACGACCGAACCATCACGCTCTCGCTTCCGAACGGCCTGGACGAGCCGCCGATCGAGACGGTGATCGATCGCGGTGTCCTCGAAGTGACGATCCCGAAAAACGGGGAGACGACGATCGACGTCGTCGACGACGAGAGCCGGTAG
- a CDS encoding E3 ubiquitin--protein ligase, whose product MWSLTAPPAVPATVAAAFWVSLLVLAVAVASAVALYGLRELRLAHLILRTETDSVLETPNGGYVELRGTVEPAAGALESPFTGTACVAYEYAVEEERSSKNGSSWTTISAGDEYVPFRLDDGSGSVLVEPPGADFRLDRDDRIRVDGGTEPPARIGAYIDWSEDVDCQNESVDLRLFELRTGSDRRFIERRLDVGDEAHVLGYARFDTDVGRAAGQVNAAVGVGESSLADDRFARLRHRLFGFPFVVSDRSERRLGLYTELLGFVLVAAGAGVVAVCLWLLCNLVLV is encoded by the coding sequence ATGTGGTCCCTCACGGCTCCTCCCGCCGTTCCAGCGACCGTCGCCGCCGCGTTCTGGGTGAGCCTCCTGGTGCTCGCGGTCGCCGTCGCCTCGGCCGTCGCCCTCTACGGTCTCCGCGAACTCAGGCTCGCTCACCTGATCCTTCGCACCGAAACCGATTCGGTCCTGGAGACGCCGAACGGTGGCTACGTCGAACTTCGGGGTACGGTCGAACCCGCCGCCGGTGCGCTCGAATCGCCGTTCACCGGCACGGCCTGCGTCGCCTACGAGTACGCCGTCGAGGAGGAACGCTCCTCGAAGAACGGCTCGTCGTGGACGACCATCTCCGCGGGCGACGAGTACGTCCCCTTCAGACTCGACGACGGCTCTGGGAGCGTCCTCGTCGAACCGCCCGGGGCGGATTTCCGGCTCGACCGCGACGACCGCATCCGGGTCGACGGCGGGACGGAACCGCCGGCTCGAATCGGCGCGTACATCGACTGGAGCGAGGACGTCGACTGTCAGAACGAGTCGGTAGACCTCCGGCTCTTCGAACTGCGAACCGGCTCGGACCGGCGATTCATCGAGCGCCGCCTGGACGTCGGTGACGAGGCTCACGTCCTCGGATACGCCCGGTTCGACACCGACGTCGGTCGGGCGGCGGGACAGGTCAACGCGGCGGTCGGGGTCGGCGAGTCGAGCCTGGCCGACGATCGATTCGCGCGACTTCGCCACCGACTGTTCGGCTTCCCGTTCGTCGTCTCCGACCGGAGCGAACGCCGTCTCGGACTCTACACCGAGTTGCTCGGATTCGTCCTCGTCGCGGCCGGCGCGGGTGTCGTCGCCGTCTGTCTGTGGCTGCTGTGTAACCTCGTCCTCGTGTGA
- the glp gene encoding gephyrin-like molybdotransferase Glp: protein MDGPDRDRRTAGFRERTPLSTARSTLREAVLSDSDGDVALVGRERVALTEADGRVLAQSVTADRNVPHYERAAMDGYAVRATDTHGASARSPAVVSIDSTTPVTAPGADENATSRRVQAGTAVRVHTGSALPNGADAVVMIEDVTELPAAGELEVEDAVAVGENVAPVGEDVEAGARLYEPGHRLRPSDLGLLRSVGIDSLSVARRPRVAVVPTGEELVTPGTEPGPGQVIETNGLTIARLADRWGAVTTRAEEPVTDDETALRAAIEGALDHDVIVTTGGSSVGERDLLPEVVDELGEVVVHGVALKPGHPVCLGVVEGTPVIVLPGYPVACMINAVQFLRPTLSWLVGASVPDHPTVQATLDRKLPSEPGTKTFARVSVEIDAEAEPGYRAVPTRASGSGVLSSVALADGWVIVDESREGIPAGERVDVEFWESGFVPIDG from the coding sequence ATGGACGGACCGGACCGCGATCGGCGAACGGCCGGCTTCAGGGAACGAACGCCGCTGTCGACGGCCCGATCGACACTCAGAGAAGCCGTACTGAGCGATAGCGACGGAGACGTGGCGCTCGTCGGTCGCGAGCGGGTGGCGCTCACCGAGGCCGACGGTCGCGTCCTCGCCCAGTCGGTCACGGCCGATCGAAACGTCCCTCACTACGAGCGCGCGGCGATGGACGGCTACGCCGTCCGAGCGACCGACACGCACGGCGCGTCTGCGCGGTCGCCAGCAGTCGTCTCGATCGACTCGACGACGCCCGTTACCGCTCCGGGAGCGGACGAGAACGCGACGTCCCGACGGGTCCAGGCGGGAACGGCCGTGCGGGTGCACACGGGAAGCGCCCTCCCCAACGGCGCCGACGCCGTCGTGATGATCGAGGACGTCACCGAACTGCCGGCCGCCGGGGAACTCGAAGTCGAAGACGCGGTCGCCGTCGGGGAGAACGTCGCCCCGGTCGGCGAGGACGTCGAGGCGGGCGCGCGGCTGTACGAACCGGGCCACCGTCTTCGCCCCTCGGACCTCGGACTCTTGCGGTCGGTCGGGATCGATTCGCTCTCGGTCGCCCGCCGGCCGCGCGTCGCCGTCGTTCCGACGGGCGAAGAACTCGTCACCCCCGGAACCGAGCCCGGACCGGGCCAGGTGATCGAGACCAACGGACTCACGATCGCGCGGCTGGCCGACCGCTGGGGGGCGGTCACGACGCGCGCGGAAGAACCGGTCACCGACGACGAAACCGCGCTCAGGGCGGCCATCGAGGGCGCCCTGGACCACGACGTGATCGTCACCACCGGCGGGTCGTCCGTCGGCGAACGAGATCTCCTCCCCGAGGTGGTCGACGAACTCGGCGAGGTCGTGGTCCACGGCGTCGCCCTGAAACCGGGCCATCCCGTCTGTCTCGGCGTCGTCGAGGGGACGCCCGTGATCGTCCTTCCTGGCTATCCGGTCGCCTGCATGATCAACGCCGTTCAGTTCCTCCGGCCGACGCTCTCCTGGCTGGTCGGCGCGTCGGTTCCCGACCACCCGACAGTTCAGGCGACGCTCGATCGGAAGCTCCCGAGCGAACCGGGGACCAAGACCTTTGCCAGAGTCTCCGTCGAAATCGATGCGGAGGCCGAACCGGGCTATCGCGCCGTTCCGACCAGAGCGAGCGGCTCGGGCGTCCTCTCGAGCGTCGCTCTGGCCGACGGCTGGGTGATCGTCGACGAATCACGCGAGGGGATCCCGGCCGGCGAGAGAGTCGACGTCGAGTTCTGGGAGAGCGGCTTCGTCCCGATAGACGGGTGA
- a CDS encoding molybdopterin biosynthesis protein has product MDHKEFRDLTDPDAAREAIRSLSLSAGRETVPLAETNGRVLAGRIDAELDVPGFDRASLDGYALRAADTAGADEADPVSLSLVGTVHAGQEPDVTVGAGEAVEISTGAVLPAGADAMVPVERTDRPDGNDAEETVLVRTTEAPGDNVMFAGADVAAGERALGPGTELTPREIGLLSALGVETVPVRATPRVGIVSTGDELVPPGENLHSERGEIYDVNSYAIAAAVEDAGGQAIRYPHVGDDWDAMERTLKRAADECELVLSSGSTSASAVDVIYRVIEELGELVLHGVSVKPGKPMLVGRLDDAAYVGLPGYPVSAMMVFRSFVAPAIEEAAGRSPGAATTVEGRLATETRYAEGRHRLLPVGLVEPGPDEVDEDVPLVYPVDKGSGATTSLARADGIVEVPADTDYLAAGESVTVTLFSPSVEPPSLLGVGEDDPTVNRALDAVSNPRYLAEGSRPAVRRMRSGVPDVAVVAGPLDRDHEWDELVRFDREWGLLVPDGNPNSIEGLDALIDRDVSFVNRTTDSGLRRSLDAALDDYAAKADRDPADLRGSIDGYEFALRAHESPARRVIAGEADAGVGLRQSASTLSLSFVPIGAQPVRVLVNPHRRAKPAVSQLGATLESHLGG; this is encoded by the coding sequence ATGGATCACAAGGAGTTTCGCGACCTGACCGACCCCGACGCCGCCCGGGAGGCGATCCGCTCGCTGTCGCTTTCGGCCGGGCGCGAGACGGTCCCGCTCGCGGAGACGAACGGTCGCGTCCTCGCCGGTCGGATCGACGCCGAACTCGACGTTCCGGGGTTCGACCGCGCGAGCCTGGACGGGTACGCGCTTCGGGCGGCCGATACCGCCGGCGCTGACGAGGCCGACCCCGTCTCGCTCTCGCTCGTCGGTACGGTCCACGCCGGCCAGGAGCCGGACGTCACCGTCGGCGCGGGCGAGGCGGTCGAGATCTCGACGGGGGCGGTGCTGCCAGCGGGCGCGGACGCGATGGTTCCGGTCGAGCGGACCGACAGACCGGACGGGAACGACGCCGAGGAGACGGTGCTCGTTCGAACCACCGAGGCTCCGGGCGACAACGTCATGTTCGCCGGCGCGGACGTGGCGGCCGGCGAGCGCGCGCTCGGCCCGGGAACCGAACTGACCCCCCGCGAGATCGGATTGCTCTCTGCGCTCGGCGTCGAAACCGTCCCCGTTCGAGCCACCCCGCGCGTCGGAATCGTCTCGACGGGCGACGAACTCGTACCGCCGGGCGAGAACCTACACAGCGAGCGCGGAGAAATCTACGACGTCAACAGCTACGCGATCGCCGCCGCGGTGGAGGACGCCGGCGGGCAGGCGATTCGCTACCCGCACGTCGGCGACGACTGGGACGCGATGGAGCGCACCCTGAAGCGGGCCGCAGACGAGTGCGAACTCGTCCTCTCGTCGGGGTCGACCAGCGCGAGCGCCGTCGACGTCATCTACCGGGTGATCGAGGAACTCGGCGAACTCGTCCTCCACGGGGTCAGCGTCAAGCCGGGCAAGCCGATGCTCGTCGGGCGGCTGGACGACGCCGCCTACGTCGGACTGCCAGGCTACCCCGTCTCGGCGATGATGGTCTTTCGCAGCTTCGTCGCGCCGGCGATCGAGGAAGCCGCCGGGCGGTCCCCGGGAGCCGCCACGACGGTCGAGGGTCGACTCGCGACCGAAACGCGCTACGCCGAGGGTCGCCACCGACTGCTTCCGGTCGGCCTGGTCGAACCGGGTCCCGACGAGGTGGACGAGGACGTCCCGCTCGTCTACCCGGTCGATAAGGGCAGCGGAGCCACGACGAGTCTCGCGCGCGCCGACGGGATCGTCGAGGTGCCCGCCGACACGGATTACCTGGCCGCGGGAGAGTCGGTAACGGTCACGCTGTTCTCGCCGTCGGTCGAACCGCCGTCGCTGCTGGGCGTCGGCGAGGACGATCCGACCGTAAACCGGGCGCTCGACGCCGTCTCGAACCCACGATACCTGGCCGAGGGATCTCGACCGGCCGTCCGTCGGATGCGCTCGGGCGTCCCGGACGTGGCCGTCGTGGCGGGCCCGCTCGACCGCGATCACGAGTGGGACGAACTGGTTCGCTTCGACCGCGAGTGGGGGTTGCTGGTCCCCGACGGGAACCCGAACTCGATCGAGGGACTCGACGCGTTGATCGACCGCGACGTCTCGTTCGTCAACCGGACTACCGACTCCGGGCTCAGACGAAGCCTCGACGCAGCACTCGACGACTACGCGGCGAAAGCCGATCGAGATCCAGCCGACCTCCGTGGCTCGATCGACGGCTACGAGTTCGCGCTCAGAGCCCACGAGAGTCCCGCCCGGCGCGTTATCGCCGGCGAGGCGGACGCCGGGGTGGGCCTCCGTCAGAGTGCGTCTACGCTCTCGCTCTCTTTCGTCCCCATCGGCGCCCAGCCCGTTCGAGTGCTGGTGAACCCACACCGACGGGCGAAGCCCGCCGTCTCCCAGTTGGGCGCTACACTCGAATCACACCTCGGCGGATAA
- a CDS encoding helix-turn-helix domain-containing protein, with protein sequence MSTIAEFRIPAADLVLSDSFDRIPDLTVQLESSISRTVPSLWIAGDEPGAVTDALADDSSVSDAELLIETPDRLLYDVEPSSETRRRFDRLLEADATVLDATGRAGWWQLEMRFPDRNALAATHDRLDENGAAVEIVRVSQLGGRPTAHPRLTPEQREALVAAFEHGYFEIPRRTSMEELAEELGISHQALSERLRRAYETLVDAELQPAGEHAP encoded by the coding sequence ATGTCGACGATCGCTGAGTTTCGGATCCCTGCGGCTGACCTGGTACTGTCGGATTCGTTCGATCGAATCCCTGACCTCACGGTTCAACTCGAGTCGTCGATATCGAGAACCGTGCCGTCACTGTGGATCGCCGGCGACGAACCCGGTGCGGTGACCGACGCGCTCGCGGACGACTCGTCCGTCTCGGACGCCGAACTCCTCATCGAGACGCCCGATCGGCTCCTGTACGACGTCGAACCGTCGTCGGAGACGCGACGGCGGTTCGATCGGTTGCTCGAAGCCGACGCGACGGTCCTCGACGCGACCGGACGCGCCGGGTGGTGGCAACTCGAGATGCGATTTCCGGACCGCAACGCGCTCGCCGCCACGCACGACCGACTGGACGAGAACGGAGCGGCCGTCGAAATCGTCCGCGTCTCCCAGCTCGGCGGCCGACCGACGGCACATCCTCGGCTCACGCCAGAGCAGCGGGAAGCGCTCGTCGCCGCGTTCGAACACGGCTACTTCGAGATACCGAGACGGACGTCGATGGAGGAACTGGCCGAAGAACTCGGCATCTCACATCAGGCGCTCTCAGAACGCCTCCGACGGGCCTACGAGACGCTCGTCGACGCGGAACTCCAGCCGGCGGGCGAACACGCCCCGTAA
- a CDS encoding HAD family hydrolase codes for MDSSYDYWLCDLDGTLVDVEWAYVREVFDEVGDRLGRPFTDAEAETLWHGLTGSRNEQLAAWGFDPETFWREFHDVEEPLVRAEATYLYEDAAFVGDLDAPVGLVTHCQSFLTDPVLDHLGIRDWFDVVLCCTNETGWKPDPTPVRRVVDDLGVGRNGRSGVLAGDGVCDVGAARNAGLDALFVDRHGPDRRAEPVEGDYRITSFDEL; via the coding sequence ATGGATTCGTCGTACGACTACTGGCTGTGCGATCTCGACGGGACGCTCGTCGACGTCGAGTGGGCCTACGTGCGCGAGGTGTTCGACGAGGTCGGCGACCGACTGGGCCGGCCGTTCACCGACGCGGAGGCTGAGACGCTCTGGCACGGTCTGACCGGCTCTCGTAACGAGCAACTCGCCGCGTGGGGGTTCGACCCGGAGACGTTCTGGCGAGAATTTCACGACGTCGAAGAGCCGCTCGTGCGCGCGGAGGCGACCTACCTGTACGAAGACGCGGCGTTCGTCGGCGACCTGGACGCGCCGGTCGGCCTCGTCACCCACTGTCAGTCGTTTCTCACCGATCCCGTACTCGATCACCTCGGTATCCGCGACTGGTTCGACGTCGTGCTCTGCTGTACGAACGAGACGGGATGGAAGCCGGATCCGACGCCGGTTCGGCGGGTTGTCGACGATCTCGGCGTCGGACGAAACGGTCGCTCGGGCGTTCTCGCCGGCGACGGCGTCTGCGACGTCGGCGCGGCGCGAAACGCCGGCCTCGATGCGCTCTTCGTCGATCGACACGGCCCCGACCGACGCGCCGAGCCCGTCGAGGGCGACTATCGGATCACGTCGTTCGACGAACTGTGA
- a CDS encoding DCC1-like thiol-disulfide oxidoreductase family protein, with protein sequence MTDTDAVMVFDDDCGFCTYWAEYFAPLADVRLVGFSDLDDEPELRERLPPEYESCSHLLTPEARYSCGASFEELFARSDLGRPARPIIERLRRIGAYGQLREWGYRRFAHNRVFWGRFTSRTPPVRREGDAAE encoded by the coding sequence ATGACAGACACCGACGCCGTGATGGTCTTCGACGACGACTGCGGATTTTGCACCTACTGGGCGGAGTACTTCGCGCCGCTCGCCGACGTTCGTCTCGTCGGCTTTTCGGACCTGGACGACGAACCGGAACTTCGAGAGCGGCTCCCGCCGGAGTACGAGTCCTGTTCGCACCTGCTCACGCCCGAGGCCAGGTATTCGTGCGGGGCGTCGTTCGAGGAACTGTTCGCCCGTTCAGACCTCGGCCGGCCCGCCAGGCCGATTATCGAGCGGCTTCGGCGTATCGGCGCCTACGGACAGCTGCGCGAGTGGGGCTACCGACGGTTCGCGCACAACCGGGTATTCTGGGGCCGATTCACGTCGCGAACGCCCCCGGTTCGACGCGAGGGTGACGCGGCGGAGTGA
- a CDS encoding 4a-hydroxytetrahydrobiopterin dehydratase, translating into MADRLSDDEIAEQLPSGWEREGDEIVRLYEFTDYLHGVNFAQMVGEIAEAQYHHPEIVIRFKEVEIRLTTHDEGGITDADIEMAEFIESEQTASSGSIDDVDV; encoded by the coding sequence ATGGCCGACCGACTCTCAGACGACGAAATCGCCGAGCAATTACCGAGTGGCTGGGAACGAGAGGGCGACGAGATCGTACGCCTCTACGAGTTTACCGACTACCTTCACGGCGTCAACTTCGCACAGATGGTCGGCGAAATCGCCGAGGCCCAGTACCACCACCCGGAGATCGTCATCCGGTTCAAAGAAGTCGAGATCCGACTGACGACGCACGACGAGGGCGGGATCACCGACGCGGACATCGAGATGGCGGAGTTCATCGAATCCGAACAGACCGCCTCGTCCGGCTCGATCGACGACGTGGACGTCTAG
- the hemA gene encoding glutamyl-tRNA reductase, giving the protein MSANGVVTSARVTHETATVDELAEASPENQHAGVTSLLSAPDVTEAFVLATCNRVEAYVVTQTADAGYDALDTFFEAAPESIVATADHESSLRHLLRVACGLDSVVLGEDQIIGQVRDAYQDARRGGAIGELLDSVVTKAIHVGERARTETEINEGIVSLGSAAVELAAESIDLSGADALVVGAGEMGRLAVRALESSDVATVSIANRTVERARSIVETHEIDGEVYSLEALTEAARSADVIVTATGSADPVLGPTDLGRREQVVVDLGQPRDVDPSAGRRRGVTVYDLDDLETITRETRRQRQTASNAVERMVDDEFELLLTQIKRNRADDVIAAMYEGADRIKTRELETAIGRLDERDPLTDEQREIVETMADAIVGQLLAAPTESLREAAVADDWETIDTALRLFDPATDVAHTRSERGVADQRVGSVGTAEDD; this is encoded by the coding sequence GTGAGCGCCAACGGCGTCGTGACGAGCGCCCGCGTCACGCACGAGACGGCGACGGTCGACGAACTCGCCGAAGCGAGCCCGGAGAATCAACACGCCGGCGTGACGTCGCTGCTCTCGGCTCCGGACGTAACCGAGGCGTTCGTCCTGGCGACGTGCAACCGCGTCGAGGCCTACGTCGTTACCCAGACCGCAGACGCCGGCTACGACGCCCTCGATACGTTTTTCGAAGCCGCCCCGGAGTCCATCGTCGCGACGGCCGATCACGAATCGAGCCTGCGTCACCTCTTACGTGTCGCCTGTGGCCTCGATTCGGTCGTCCTCGGCGAGGATCAGATCATCGGACAGGTCAGAGACGCCTACCAGGATGCCCGGCGCGGCGGCGCGATCGGCGAGTTGCTCGATTCGGTCGTCACCAAGGCGATCCACGTCGGCGAACGAGCCAGAACGGAGACGGAGATTAACGAGGGGATCGTCTCGCTCGGATCGGCCGCCGTCGAACTGGCGGCCGAATCGATCGACCTCTCGGGAGCGGACGCACTCGTCGTCGGGGCCGGCGAGATGGGACGGCTGGCCGTCAGAGCGCTCGAATCGAGCGACGTCGCGACGGTTTCGATCGCGAACCGGACGGTCGAACGCGCCCGTTCGATCGTCGAGACCCACGAGATCGATGGCGAGGTGTACTCGCTCGAGGCGCTTACGGAGGCGGCCCGCTCTGCGGACGTGATCGTGACGGCGACCGGATCCGCCGACCCGGTTCTCGGACCGACCGATCTCGGCAGGCGCGAGCAGGTCGTCGTCGACCTCGGCCAGCCGCGCGACGTCGATCCGTCGGCCGGACGGCGTCGGGGTGTGACCGTCTACGACCTGGACGATCTCGAGACGATCACCCGGGAGACGCGACGACAGCGCCAAACGGCGTCGAACGCGGTCGAGCGGATGGTCGACGACGAGTTCGAGTTGCTGCTCACGCAGATAAAGCGCAACCGCGCAGACGACGTCATCGCCGCGATGTACGAAGGGGCAGACCGGATCAAGACGCGAGAGCTCGAGACGGCGATCGGTCGCCTCGACGAGCGCGACCCGCTCACGGACGAGCAACGAGAGATCGTCGAGACGATGGCCGACGCCATCGTCGGACAGTTGCTCGCCGCGCCGACGGAGAGCCTTCGCGAGGCGGCGGTCGCGGACGACTGGGAGACGATCGACACCGCCTTACGGCTGTTCGATCCGGCGACGGACGTCGCGCACACACGGTCCGAACGCGGGGTCGCCGACCAGCGCGTCGGGTCCGTCGGCACGGCGGAGGACGATTGA
- a CDS encoding precorrin-2 dehydrogenase/sirohydrochlorin ferrochelatase family protein, with product MIPLFHDFTDETVLVFGGGPVGARKARRFDAEASVIVVSPAFADADFGGADLVRARPGPDDIGAWLGRADPALVVAATDDEAVNEAIVDAASRRGLLYNHATRSGGNRDAASVVVPATVREDPVVVAIATGGRAPVLSRHLRRELETDLAGAGELARLLGELRATLKKTGISGQRRHEALESVVSDPSVWTALRTGEANARTVTEDVLDRVGVDGGDRT from the coding sequence ATGATACCGCTCTTTCACGACTTTACGGACGAGACGGTCCTCGTCTTCGGCGGCGGTCCCGTCGGGGCCAGGAAAGCCCGCCGATTCGACGCGGAGGCGTCCGTGATCGTTGTGAGTCCCGCGTTCGCCGACGCCGATTTCGGCGGGGCCGATCTGGTCCGGGCCCGACCCGGTCCGGACGACATCGGGGCGTGGCTGGGGCGCGCCGACCCCGCGCTCGTCGTCGCCGCGACGGACGACGAGGCGGTGAACGAGGCGATCGTCGACGCCGCCTCCCGGCGCGGCCTGCTGTACAATCACGCGACGAGATCGGGCGGAAACCGCGACGCGGCCAGCGTCGTCGTCCCCGCGACGGTTCGTGAGGACCCCGTGGTGGTCGCGATCGCGACCGGTGGACGGGCGCCGGTGTTGAGCCGACACCTCAGGCGGGAACTCGAGACCGACCTGGCGGGCGCGGGTGAACTGGCGCGGCTACTCGGAGAACTCCGAGCGACCCTCAAAAAGACGGGAATTTCGGGCCAACGCCGCCACGAAGCGCTCGAATCGGTCGTTTCGGACCCATCAGTTTGGACAGCTTTACGTACCGGCGAGGCTAATGCCCGAACTGTGACCGAGGACGTACTGGACCGCGTCGGCGTCGACGGGGGTGACCGCACGTGA